One genomic window of Panicum hallii strain FIL2 chromosome 6, PHallii_v3.1, whole genome shotgun sequence includes the following:
- the LOC112897370 gene encoding putative disease resistance protein RGA1 isoform X2: MLCCFEDDMVDMKETLETIGATMEDAEKRSIKEKEVQLWLKRLKNAALDISDMIDEFQPDSKQTDGNKTGILSCVDIAPKITMANKMKKDA; the protein is encoded by the exons ATGCTGTGCTGCTTCGAGGACGACATGGTGGACATGAAGGAGACGCTGGAGACAATCGGAGCGACGATGGAGGATGCAGAGAAGCGGTCGATCAAGGAGAAGGAAGTGCAGCTGTGGCTGAAGCGGCTCAAGAATGCCGCCTTGGACATCTCCGACATGATCGACGAGTTCCAGCCAGACTCGAAACAGACTGATGGAAATAAG ACGGGGATTTTATCATGTGTTGACATCGCACCCAAGATTACCATGGCTAATAAAATGAAAAAAGATGCGTGA
- the LOC112897370 gene encoding putative disease resistance protein RGA1 isoform X1, with protein sequence MLCCFEDDMVDMKETLETIGATMEDAEKRSIKEKEVQLWLKRLKNAALDISDMIDEFQPDSKQTDGNKKTGILSCVDIAPKITMANKMKKDA encoded by the exons ATGCTGTGCTGCTTCGAGGACGACATGGTGGACATGAAGGAGACGCTGGAGACAATCGGAGCGACGATGGAGGATGCAGAGAAGCGGTCGATCAAGGAGAAGGAAGTGCAGCTGTGGCTGAAGCGGCTCAAGAATGCCGCCTTGGACATCTCCGACATGATCGACGAGTTCCAGCCAGACTCGAAACAGACTGATGGAAATAAG AAGACGGGGATTTTATCATGTGTTGACATCGCACCCAAGATTACCATGGCTAATAAAATGAAAAAAGATGCGTGA